A single window of Actinoallomurus bryophytorum DNA harbors:
- a CDS encoding xanthine dehydrogenase family protein molybdopterin-binding subunit produces the protein MTAAPEIGSARLRSEDAKLITGQTNWTDNIQLPGLLHVAFLRSPVSHARITRVDVEAARQRPGVVAAFSGADFADEQGSLPCAWPVTEDMVLPDHPPIAVDEVRYAGEPVAVVVARDRYAAADALEAIDVDYETLPAVLDMEEAIKEGADLVHSDKGTNQSYEWVFEAGDIDAAFRDAPVVIERRYIQQRLIPTAMEPRAVVCSVVGDEYTMWSATQIPHILRLMLATVTGIPEHRLRVIAPDVGGGFGSKLQVYSEEVICLLLARRLGRPVKWTESRSEGNASVHHGRDQIQRLSLAAEADGRIRGLKVDLLADMGAYLMLVTPGVPLLGAFMFNGIYKMDAYTFKCAGIFTTKTPTDAYRGAGRPEATFGIERLMDELANELSLDPLEVRRRNWITHEEFPYDTIAGLTYDSGNYEAATDKATELFDYDALRAEQAERRERQDPVQLGIGVSTFTEMCGLAPSRVLGSLAYGAGGWEHASVRVLPSGKVEVVTGSSAHGQGHETAWAQITADRLGVPFEDVRVLHGDTGISPKGMDTYGSRSLAVGGVALYNACDKVVEKAKRVAAHLLEADEKDIEFAGGSFSVRGVPDQTRSIQEISLATFAAHDLPEGFEPSLDSDATHDPDNFSFPHGTHLCAVEVDTETGFAKIRSYIAVDDVGKVVNPLIVEGQVHGGLAQGIAQALYEEAVYDADGNLTTTTMADYLVPSATDLPTFTTDRTETPATTNPLGVKGVGEAGTIASTPAVVNSIVDALRPYGVADVPMPCTPERVWRAIRGGGPEHSPRPGAGGGLGSAGGEA, from the coding sequence ATGACGGCCGCTCCCGAGATCGGCAGCGCGCGCCTGCGCTCCGAGGACGCCAAGCTGATCACCGGCCAGACCAACTGGACCGACAACATCCAGCTTCCCGGCCTGCTCCATGTCGCGTTCCTGCGCAGCCCCGTCAGCCACGCTCGCATCACCCGCGTCGACGTCGAGGCCGCGCGCCAGCGGCCCGGCGTGGTCGCCGCGTTCAGCGGCGCGGACTTCGCCGACGAGCAGGGCAGCCTGCCCTGTGCGTGGCCGGTCACCGAGGACATGGTGCTGCCGGACCATCCGCCGATCGCGGTGGACGAGGTGCGCTACGCCGGTGAGCCCGTGGCCGTCGTCGTGGCCCGCGACCGGTACGCCGCGGCGGACGCGCTCGAGGCGATCGACGTCGACTACGAGACGCTCCCGGCCGTACTCGACATGGAGGAGGCGATCAAGGAGGGCGCCGACCTCGTCCACTCCGACAAGGGCACCAACCAGTCCTACGAGTGGGTCTTCGAGGCCGGTGACATCGACGCCGCCTTCCGCGACGCCCCCGTCGTGATCGAGCGCCGCTACATACAGCAGCGCCTCATCCCGACCGCCATGGAGCCCCGTGCGGTCGTCTGTTCCGTGGTCGGCGATGAGTACACGATGTGGTCGGCCACGCAGATCCCGCACATCCTGCGGCTCATGCTGGCCACCGTGACCGGCATCCCCGAGCACCGGCTGCGGGTCATCGCGCCCGACGTCGGCGGCGGGTTCGGCTCGAAACTGCAGGTGTACAGCGAGGAGGTCATCTGCCTGCTGCTGGCCAGACGGCTCGGCCGTCCGGTCAAGTGGACCGAGTCGCGCAGCGAGGGCAACGCGTCCGTGCACCACGGCCGCGACCAGATCCAGCGGTTGTCCCTCGCCGCCGAGGCGGACGGCCGCATCCGCGGCCTGAAGGTCGACCTGCTCGCGGACATGGGCGCCTATCTGATGCTGGTCACGCCCGGCGTTCCGCTGCTCGGCGCGTTCATGTTCAACGGCATCTACAAGATGGACGCCTACACCTTCAAGTGCGCCGGGATCTTCACCACCAAGACCCCGACCGACGCCTACCGGGGAGCCGGCCGGCCCGAAGCGACGTTCGGGATCGAGCGCCTGATGGACGAGCTCGCGAACGAGCTGTCTCTCGACCCGCTCGAGGTGCGCCGCCGCAACTGGATCACGCACGAGGAGTTCCCCTACGACACGATCGCCGGGCTCACCTACGACTCGGGCAACTACGAGGCCGCCACGGACAAGGCCACGGAGCTGTTCGACTACGACGCGCTACGCGCCGAACAGGCCGAGCGGCGTGAGCGGCAGGACCCCGTACAGCTCGGCATCGGCGTCTCGACCTTCACCGAGATGTGCGGCCTGGCCCCGTCCCGTGTGCTGGGCTCGCTGGCGTACGGCGCCGGTGGCTGGGAGCACGCGTCCGTACGCGTACTGCCGTCCGGCAAGGTCGAGGTGGTGACCGGTTCCTCCGCCCACGGACAGGGGCATGAGACCGCGTGGGCACAGATCACCGCCGACCGGCTCGGCGTGCCGTTCGAGGACGTACGCGTGCTGCACGGCGACACCGGCATCTCGCCCAAGGGCATGGACACCTACGGCTCCCGGTCGCTCGCGGTCGGCGGCGTCGCGCTCTACAACGCGTGCGACAAGGTGGTCGAGAAGGCCAAGCGGGTGGCCGCCCATCTGCTGGAGGCCGACGAGAAGGACATCGAGTTCGCGGGCGGCTCGTTCTCGGTACGCGGCGTGCCCGACCAGACGCGGAGCATCCAGGAGATCTCGCTGGCCACCTTCGCGGCGCACGACCTGCCGGAGGGGTTCGAGCCCTCACTGGACTCCGACGCCACCCATGACCCGGACAACTTCTCCTTCCCCCACGGCACGCACCTGTGCGCCGTGGAGGTGGACACCGAGACCGGGTTCGCCAAGATCCGCTCCTACATCGCGGTGGACGACGTGGGCAAGGTGGTCAACCCGCTCATCGTCGAAGGGCAGGTGCACGGTGGCCTCGCCCAGGGCATCGCGCAGGCGCTGTACGAGGAGGCGGTCTACGACGCCGACGGCAACCTGACGACCACGACGATGGCCGACTATCTGGTGCCCTCGGCCACGGACCTGCCGACGTTCACCACCGACCGCACCGAGACGCCCGCCACGACCAACCCCCTGGGCGTCAAGGGCGTCGGCGAGGCCGGCACGATCGCCTCTACTCCCGCCGTGGTCAACTCCATCGTCGACGCGCTCCGCCCGTACGGCGTGGCCGACGTGCCGATGCCCTGCACTCCCGAACGCGTCTGGCGGGCGATCAGAGGCGGCGGGCCCGAACACTCTCCCCGGCCCGGAGCGGGCGGCGGGCTTGGATCGGCCGGAGGTGAGGCATGA
- a CDS encoding DNA alkylation repair protein, translated as MTAAGEIEARLGELADPVRAEQDKRYLKSDLRHLGVGLPALRGVAVAAAKGLDRERTLALVEELWHEPVHEHRMAAIEVLIRNTPLLTATDLAVAERLIRASRTWAYVDALAVKVVGGLVTRYPPLAATLDTWAGDDDFWIRRTSLLALLPGIRSGGPDLDRLSRHGDALIGEREFFIRKALGWVLRELARSDPAWVTTWVRDRVAVVSGVTIREAVRHLPEKDREDLLAAYRAR; from the coding sequence ATGACGGCCGCAGGCGAGATCGAGGCACGGCTGGGCGAGCTGGCCGACCCGGTCCGCGCCGAGCAGGACAAGCGCTATCTGAAGAGCGACCTGCGCCATCTGGGCGTGGGCCTGCCCGCCCTGCGCGGGGTCGCGGTCGCCGCCGCGAAAGGACTGGACCGCGAGCGGACGCTGGCCCTGGTCGAGGAGCTCTGGCACGAGCCGGTGCACGAACACCGGATGGCGGCGATCGAGGTACTGATCCGCAACACCCCGCTGCTGACCGCGACCGACCTGGCCGTGGCCGAACGGCTGATCCGCGCCTCCCGCACCTGGGCGTACGTGGACGCGCTGGCCGTCAAGGTCGTCGGTGGCCTGGTCACGCGGTATCCGCCGCTCGCCGCCACCCTCGACACGTGGGCGGGCGATGACGACTTCTGGATCCGTCGCACGTCGCTGCTCGCGCTGCTGCCGGGCATCCGCTCGGGCGGCCCCGACCTGGACCGGCTCTCCCGCCACGGCGACGCCCTCATCGGGGAGCGGGAGTTCTTCATCCGCAAGGCACTCGGCTGGGTGCTGCGCGAACTGGCCAGGTCCGACCCGGCATGGGTGACCACCTGGGTACGCGACCGCGTGGCCGTGGTGTCGGGCGTCACGATCCGCGAGGCCGTACGCCACCTCCCCGAAAAGGACCGTGAGGACCTGCTCGCCGCCTACCGGGCCCGCTGA
- a CDS encoding NAD(P)H-binding protein, which yields MIVVTGATGNVGRELVRTLASAGETVRAVSRRPERTPEGVRHWQADLAEPVSLRTAMEGADALFLLVAGEDPRGILDVARAGGVRRVVLLSSQGAGTRPEAYPHPVAFEDAVRRSGLDWTVLRPGGFHTNTYAWAESVRAERTAAAPFGDVGLPAIDPGDIAEVAAATLRQAGHTDRTYELTGPAPITPRERARAIGDALGTPVRFVEQTREEARAQMLGFMPEPVVEGTLAILGEPTAAEREVSPAVEHILGRAPRTFADWARRNVAAFR from the coding sequence ATGATCGTGGTAACGGGTGCGACCGGGAACGTCGGACGCGAGCTCGTACGGACTCTCGCCTCGGCGGGCGAGACGGTGCGGGCGGTCTCCCGGCGACCGGAGCGGACGCCCGAGGGCGTACGGCACTGGCAGGCCGACCTCGCCGAACCCGTGAGCCTGCGGACCGCGATGGAGGGGGCCGACGCGCTGTTCCTGCTCGTCGCGGGTGAGGATCCGCGGGGGATCCTCGACGTGGCCCGCGCGGGCGGGGTCCGGCGCGTCGTCCTGCTCTCCTCGCAGGGCGCCGGGACGCGGCCGGAGGCCTACCCCCACCCTGTGGCGTTCGAGGACGCCGTGCGCCGGTCGGGCCTGGACTGGACGGTCCTGCGGCCGGGCGGCTTCCACACCAACACCTACGCGTGGGCCGAGTCCGTACGCGCGGAGCGGACGGCCGCCGCGCCGTTCGGGGACGTCGGGCTGCCCGCCATCGACCCCGGGGACATCGCCGAGGTCGCCGCCGCGACCCTGCGCCAGGCCGGCCACACGGACCGCACTTACGAACTCACCGGACCGGCGCCCATCACCCCGCGCGAGCGCGCGAGGGCCATCGGCGACGCGCTGGGCACGCCGGTGCGGTTCGTCGAGCAGACACGGGAGGAGGCGCGTGCGCAGATGCTGGGGTTCATGCCCGAGCCGGTCGTCGAGGGGACCCTCGCCATCCTCGGTGAGCCCACCGCCGCCGAACGCGAGGTGAGTCCCGCCGTCGAGCACATCCTCGGCCGCGCGCCGCGTACCTTCGCCGACTGGGCGAGGCGTAACGTCGCGGCCTTCCGGTGA
- the kynU gene encoding kynureninase, with translation MTDLSRERAVALDAADPLVSLRDAFVVDDPELIYLDGNSLGRLPKATADRIAQVVRDEWGAGLIRSWRHWVDLPSRAGDLIGSTLLGAAAGQVVVSDSTTVNLYKLAAAALDARPDRSVIITDDDNFPTDRYVLQGLAAQRGAELRVVHTDIDDGLDPDLLRDVVDENTALVSLSHVAYRSGALLDMAAVNAIVHDAGALVLWDLCHSAGSVPVELDASGADLAVGCTYKYLNGGPGSPAFLYVRDELQAALRQPIWGWFGQRDQFAMGPSYDPVPGIDRYLAGTPAVVGIAAVEEGVRVLAEAGIDRLQAKGIALTDYVIELAGAWLPGFDLATPADPRRRGSHVSLRHPDAWRITQALVEAKVIPDYRTPDRLRLGPAPVSTGFTDVWDGLSRLRQIMADRSYERFSGEPARVT, from the coding sequence ATGACCGATTTGTCCCGTGAGCGTGCCGTCGCGCTCGATGCGGCCGATCCGCTCGTGTCACTGCGTGACGCCTTCGTGGTCGACGACCCCGAGCTCATCTATCTCGACGGCAACTCACTCGGCCGGCTGCCGAAGGCGACCGCGGACCGGATCGCCCAGGTCGTACGGGACGAATGGGGGGCCGGCCTCATCCGGTCCTGGCGGCACTGGGTGGACCTGCCGTCACGCGCGGGCGACCTGATCGGCTCCACGCTCCTCGGCGCGGCCGCGGGCCAGGTCGTGGTCTCGGACTCGACCACGGTGAACCTGTACAAGCTGGCCGCGGCCGCACTGGACGCCCGGCCGGACCGCAGCGTGATCATCACCGACGACGACAACTTCCCCACCGACCGCTACGTCCTGCAGGGGCTGGCGGCTCAGCGCGGCGCCGAGCTGCGCGTCGTGCACACCGACATCGACGACGGTCTCGACCCGGACCTGCTGCGCGACGTCGTGGACGAGAACACCGCGCTGGTCAGTCTCTCCCACGTCGCCTACCGCTCCGGCGCGCTGCTCGACATGGCGGCCGTCAACGCGATCGTCCACGACGCGGGAGCCCTGGTCCTGTGGGACCTGTGTCACTCCGCCGGCTCCGTACCCGTCGAGCTGGACGCCTCCGGCGCCGATCTCGCGGTCGGCTGCACCTACAAGTATCTGAACGGCGGCCCCGGATCCCCGGCGTTCCTCTACGTGCGCGACGAGCTGCAGGCCGCGCTGCGGCAGCCGATCTGGGGCTGGTTCGGCCAGCGGGACCAGTTCGCGATGGGCCCCTCCTATGATCCCGTGCCGGGAATCGACCGCTATCTGGCCGGGACGCCGGCCGTGGTGGGGATCGCCGCCGTCGAGGAGGGTGTACGGGTGCTCGCCGAGGCCGGCATCGACCGGCTGCAGGCCAAGGGCATCGCGCTCACCGACTACGTCATCGAGCTGGCCGGCGCCTGGCTGCCCGGCTTCGACCTCGCCACCCCCGCCGATCCGCGACGGCGCGGCTCGCACGTCTCGCTGCGCCACCCGGACGCCTGGCGCATCACGCAGGCGCTGGTCGAGGCGAAGGTGATCCCGGACTACCGGACCCCCGACCGCCTGCGCCTTGGCCCCGCGCCGGTCAGCACCGGCTTCACGGACGTCTGGGACGGCCTGAGCCGGCTGCGGCAGATCATGGCCGACAGGTCCTACGAGCGCTTCTCCGGCGAGCCGGCGCGGGTGACCTGA
- the guaA gene encoding glutamine-hydrolyzing GMP synthase, which produces MSVESVEQSFDTVLVVDFGAQYAQLIARRVRECHVFSEIVPSTMPVAEMLAKRPRAIILSGGPASVYEPGAPAVPDGLFEAGVPTLGICYGFQVMARDLGGTVANSDIAEYGRTDLTVIEEGTLLAGLPDEQSVWMSHRVTCSVPPTGFTVTARTGSAPVAAMEDPSRDFYGVQFHPEVMHTDHGLAVLRHFLAAAGCRPSWTMVNIVEESVEAVRSQVGGKRAVCGLSGGVDSAVAAALVQRAIGDRLTCVFVDHGLLRKGEAQQVEQDFVAATGVDLKVVDAADRFLKALDGVTDPEDKRKIIGREFIRVFEEAAREVVDVHGEAVEFLVQGTLYPDVVESGGGTGAANIKSHHNVGGLPDDLQFSLVEPLRTLFKDEVRRLGEELGLPQEIVWRQPFPGPGLGIRIIGAVTHDRLDLLREADAIAREELTRAGLDRDIWQFPVVLLADVRSVGVQGDGRTYGHPVVLRPVTSEDAMTADWARLPYDVLQRISTRITNEVADVNRVVVDITSKPPGTIEWE; this is translated from the coding sequence GTGTCCGTCGAGTCAGTCGAGCAGTCCTTCGACACGGTCCTCGTTGTCGACTTCGGGGCGCAGTATGCGCAGCTCATCGCGCGCCGCGTCCGAGAGTGTCACGTGTTCAGCGAGATCGTGCCCTCGACCATGCCGGTCGCCGAGATGCTCGCCAAGCGGCCGAGGGCGATCATCTTGTCCGGCGGTCCCGCGTCGGTGTACGAGCCCGGCGCTCCCGCGGTGCCCGACGGCCTGTTCGAGGCCGGGGTGCCCACACTCGGGATCTGCTATGGCTTCCAGGTGATGGCGCGCGACCTGGGCGGCACGGTCGCCAACTCCGACATCGCCGAGTACGGCCGTACCGACCTGACCGTGATCGAGGAGGGCACGCTCCTCGCCGGGCTGCCCGACGAGCAGTCCGTCTGGATGTCGCACCGGGTCACCTGCAGCGTGCCGCCCACCGGCTTCACGGTGACGGCGCGCACCGGCAGCGCTCCGGTCGCGGCGATGGAGGACCCCTCGCGCGACTTCTACGGCGTGCAGTTCCACCCGGAGGTCATGCACACCGACCACGGGCTCGCGGTGCTGCGGCACTTCCTTGCCGCGGCCGGCTGCCGCCCGTCGTGGACGATGGTCAACATCGTCGAAGAGTCCGTCGAGGCCGTTCGCTCCCAGGTCGGCGGCAAGCGGGCGGTCTGCGGACTGTCCGGCGGGGTCGACTCCGCGGTGGCCGCCGCGCTCGTCCAGCGGGCGATCGGCGACCGCCTCACCTGCGTCTTCGTCGACCACGGGCTTCTTCGCAAGGGCGAGGCGCAGCAGGTCGAGCAGGACTTCGTCGCCGCGACCGGTGTCGACCTCAAGGTCGTCGACGCCGCCGACCGGTTCCTGAAGGCGCTCGACGGCGTCACCGATCCCGAGGACAAGCGCAAGATCATCGGTCGGGAGTTCATCCGGGTCTTCGAGGAGGCCGCGCGCGAGGTCGTGGACGTCCACGGCGAGGCCGTGGAGTTCCTCGTCCAGGGCACGCTCTACCCCGACGTGGTCGAGTCCGGCGGGGGCACGGGTGCGGCCAACATCAAGTCCCACCACAACGTCGGCGGCCTGCCGGACGATCTTCAGTTCTCCCTGGTCGAGCCGTTGCGCACGCTGTTCAAGGACGAGGTACGCCGGCTGGGCGAGGAGCTCGGGCTGCCGCAGGAGATCGTCTGGCGTCAGCCGTTCCCCGGCCCGGGGCTCGGCATCCGGATCATCGGCGCGGTGACGCACGACCGGCTCGACCTGCTGCGCGAGGCCGACGCGATCGCCCGCGAGGAGCTCACCAGGGCCGGTCTCGACCGCGACATCTGGCAGTTCCCCGTCGTGCTGCTCGCCGACGTGCGCTCGGTGGGCGTGCAGGGCGACGGCCGCACCTACGGACACCCCGTCGTGCTCCGCCCGGTGACCAGCGAGGACGCGATGACCGCCGACTGGGCGCGGCTGCCGTACGACGTCCTGCAGCGGATCTCCACCCGCATCACGAACGAGGTCGCCGACGTCAACCGCGTGGTGGTCGACATCACGAGCAAGCCGCCGGGCACGATCGAGTGGGAGTGA
- a CDS encoding SRPBCC family protein: MELDHEFTVPVPVDQAWPVLLDVERIAPCLPGATLDSVDGDEFTGRLKVKLGAMTITYKGLARIASQDEGAHTVTIEGTGKEARGSGTASATVQAQMHDEGERTRVTVHTKLNVTGRPAQFGRNILSEVGGKLITRFAGNLEKEITREESPAEASAAAPEAPAAAPAPETAAAEPAEPQVVPAEAGTGEDAAPQETPKPSPAPAPRERAARSSDEDAIDLLEFAGPSIAKRLAPVVAGLAAAWTLRRIIRRIRRR, encoded by the coding sequence ATGGAACTCGATCACGAATTCACCGTTCCCGTGCCGGTCGACCAGGCGTGGCCGGTCCTGCTCGATGTCGAGCGGATCGCACCCTGCTTGCCCGGAGCGACATTGGACTCGGTCGACGGCGACGAGTTCACCGGCCGCCTCAAGGTCAAGCTCGGGGCGATGACCATCACCTACAAGGGCTTGGCCAGGATCGCCTCGCAGGACGAGGGCGCCCACACAGTGACCATCGAGGGCACCGGCAAGGAGGCGCGCGGCTCCGGTACGGCCAGCGCCACCGTACAGGCGCAGATGCACGACGAGGGCGAGCGGACGCGCGTCACCGTGCACACGAAGCTGAACGTCACCGGGCGTCCCGCGCAGTTCGGCCGCAACATCCTGTCCGAGGTGGGCGGCAAGCTGATCACCCGGTTCGCCGGCAACCTCGAGAAGGAGATCACCCGCGAGGAGTCCCCGGCCGAGGCGAGCGCCGCCGCGCCGGAGGCGCCCGCCGCCGCACCGGCGCCCGAAACCGCCGCAGCGGAACCGGCCGAGCCGCAGGTCGTCCCCGCGGAGGCCGGGACCGGCGAGGACGCCGCGCCGCAGGAGACTCCCAAGCCCTCACCGGCCCCCGCACCGAGAGAACGCGCGGCCCGCTCCTCAGATGAGGACGCCATCGACCTGCTGGAGTTCGCGGGCCCCTCGATCGCCAAGCGCCTGGCCCCCGTGGTCGCGGGCCTGGCCGCCGCGTGGACACTCCGGCGCATCATCAGGCGGATCCGCCGCCGCTGA
- a CDS encoding SDR family NAD(P)-dependent oxidoreductase, producing MTITFITGANKGLGRETARRLIELGHTVLVGARDPERGARAAAALGARFVRIDVTDDASVAAAAADVADHEGLIDVLVNNAGVHGPFGDPTGLTGTDALSVFDVNIAGVVRTTTAFLPLLRRSSDPVIVNVSSGMGLLAYTHDPARPESSVVAPLYTASKAALTMLTTQYAKALPDVRVNAADPGYTATDLNGNSGPQTVTEGTDAIVGLATEKPGAGSGRFVDRTGEISWS from the coding sequence ATGACGATCACCTTCATCACCGGAGCGAACAAGGGGCTCGGCCGCGAGACCGCCCGCCGCCTCATCGAACTCGGGCACACCGTGCTCGTCGGGGCCCGCGACCCCGAAAGGGGCGCACGGGCCGCCGCGGCGCTCGGCGCGCGGTTCGTCCGCATCGACGTGACCGATGACGCGTCCGTCGCCGCCGCGGCCGCGGACGTCGCCGATCACGAGGGCTTGATCGATGTTCTGGTCAACAACGCCGGCGTTCACGGCCCCTTCGGTGACCCCACCGGCCTGACCGGTACCGACGCGCTCAGTGTCTTCGACGTCAATATCGCCGGTGTGGTCCGTACGACCACCGCGTTCCTGCCGCTGCTGCGCCGATCATCGGACCCGGTCATCGTCAACGTCAGCAGCGGAATGGGCTTGCTGGCCTACACCCATGACCCGGCACGGCCCGAGTCTTCGGTGGTCGCACCGCTCTACACCGCCTCGAAGGCGGCGCTCACGATGCTGACCACCCAGTACGCCAAGGCACTGCCGGACGTGCGCGTCAACGCCGCCGACCCCGGCTACACGGCGACCGATCTGAACGGCAACAGCGGCCCTCAGACCGTCACCGAGGGCACGGACGCGATCGTCGGCCTGGCGACCGAAAAGCCCGGCGCGGGCTCCGGACGCTTCGTCGACCGGACCGGCGAGATCTCCTGGTCCTGA
- a CDS encoding helix-turn-helix domain-containing protein: MTTTPGAGLGAMIRTWRDRLPPSAAALPVGRARRAIGLRREELAELAGVSVDYVVRLEQGRATTPSAQVIASLARALQLTLAERDHLYRLARLVPPADDAISDHIPPGVHRVLTRLGDVAVAVFAADWQLIWWNRSWAALLGDPSSSPPRLRNFARDRFPVDDGPARLAAWPVTELDRDTTDLAVVSDLRRATGRFPQDARLAELIHDLSMGSRRFAELWATGTVSAHREDHKTIEHPSVGPVTVDCDVLTDGDSDRKIVIMTTAPGSADETKLRLAAVTGHAHTPVGG; this comes from the coding sequence ATGACCACGACACCCGGGGCCGGGCTGGGCGCGATGATCCGCACGTGGCGGGATCGGCTGCCCCCGTCGGCCGCGGCGCTGCCGGTGGGCCGGGCACGCCGCGCGATCGGGCTACGCCGCGAGGAGCTCGCCGAACTCGCCGGGGTGTCGGTCGACTACGTCGTACGCCTGGAGCAGGGACGGGCCACGACGCCCTCGGCACAGGTGATCGCGTCCCTCGCGCGCGCCCTGCAGCTGACCCTCGCCGAACGGGACCATCTGTACCGGCTGGCCCGTCTCGTACCGCCGGCGGACGACGCGATCTCCGACCACATCCCACCCGGCGTTCACCGGGTGCTCACTCGGCTCGGAGATGTCGCGGTCGCCGTGTTCGCGGCGGATTGGCAGCTGATCTGGTGGAACCGGAGCTGGGCCGCGCTGCTGGGCGATCCCTCGTCGTCACCACCGCGGCTGCGCAATTTCGCCCGTGACAGGTTCCCGGTGGATGACGGTCCCGCTCGCCTCGCGGCATGGCCGGTGACCGAACTGGACAGGGACACCACCGACCTCGCCGTCGTGTCCGACCTGCGCCGCGCCACCGGCCGCTTCCCTCAGGACGCGCGCCTCGCAGAGCTGATCCACGACCTGAGCATGGGCAGCCGGCGGTTCGCCGAACTCTGGGCGACCGGCACGGTGTCCGCTCACCGCGAGGACCACAAGACGATCGAGCACCCGTCGGTCGGGCCGGTCACGGTCGACTGCGACGTGCTGACCGACGGCGACTCCGATCGCAAGATCGTGATCATGACCACCGCGCCCGGCAGCGCGGACGAGACCAAGCTGCGGCTCGCCGCGGTCACCGGCCACGCTCACACCCCGGTGGGCGGGTGA
- a CDS encoding FAD binding domain-containing protein, with protein sequence MIPGSFDYVRPSSLDEAVTALRDAGDEGKVIAGGQSLLPLLRLRLAYPEVLVDVGSVPELHGVRDEGSSLLVGAMTTHYEVMRDPLIREYAPLVAAATSTVADPAVRHRGTFGGSLAHADPAGDLPAVAVAMDAVFVTSSREIPAGEFFSDYLTSALEPDEVLVGVRLPKAYAGWGFHYEKFHRTAQAWAIVGVACLVERSNGGITGARIGLTNMGSRPVRASAVEDAVAGGAADREAFRAAAENAADGTSPPSDLHGSAEYRRHLAQVLTARALSKAAGA encoded by the coding sequence ATGATTCCCGGATCGTTCGACTACGTACGGCCGTCGTCGCTGGACGAGGCCGTCACGGCGCTACGCGATGCCGGCGACGAGGGCAAGGTGATCGCCGGCGGGCAGAGCCTGCTGCCGCTCCTGCGGCTGCGGCTGGCCTATCCGGAGGTCCTCGTCGACGTCGGTTCGGTGCCGGAGCTCCACGGCGTACGCGATGAGGGCTCGTCGCTGCTCGTCGGCGCCATGACCACGCACTACGAGGTGATGCGCGACCCGCTGATCCGCGAGTACGCGCCGCTGGTCGCGGCGGCCACCTCGACCGTCGCCGACCCTGCCGTACGCCATCGGGGCACGTTCGGCGGCTCCCTGGCGCACGCGGACCCGGCGGGCGACCTGCCGGCCGTCGCGGTCGCCATGGACGCGGTGTTCGTGACCTCGTCGCGGGAGATCCCGGCCGGTGAGTTCTTCTCGGACTACCTGACCTCGGCGCTCGAACCCGACGAGGTCCTGGTGGGCGTGCGTCTGCCGAAGGCGTACGCGGGCTGGGGCTTTCACTACGAGAAGTTCCACCGCACCGCGCAGGCCTGGGCCATCGTCGGCGTCGCGTGTCTCGTCGAGCGTTCGAACGGCGGGATCACCGGGGCACGGATCGGCCTGACCAACATGGGGTCCAGGCCGGTACGCGCGTCCGCGGTCGAGGACGCGGTCGCCGGTGGCGCCGCGGACCGCGAGGCGTTCCGCGCGGCGGCCGAGAACGCCGCCGATGGCACCAGCCCGCCGAGTGACCTGCACGGGTCCGCCGAATATCGCCGGCACCTCGCCCAGGTCCTGACCGCACGGGCCCTGTCCAAGGCGGCCGGCGCGTAA
- a CDS encoding TetR/AcrR family transcriptional regulator, whose product MTDSKTAPRRSGKRERLVTAAARVLHEQGVERTTLADIAQAADIPVGNVYYYFKTKDQLVGAAIDAHARGLQVVIDALDRLPAPQERLKALIRGWVEQRDLAARYGCPTGTLASELDKRSPESDEGGLGREVAEVMRRLLDWAEGQFEEMGRSDARELAVALVAAYQGISLLTNTFRDPELMATEGRRLERWIDSLA is encoded by the coding sequence GTGACTGACTCAAAAACGGCCCCGCGGCGATCAGGGAAGCGGGAGCGGCTGGTCACCGCCGCGGCGCGGGTGCTCCACGAGCAGGGCGTCGAGCGGACCACACTCGCCGACATCGCCCAGGCGGCCGACATCCCGGTGGGCAACGTCTACTATTACTTCAAGACCAAGGACCAGCTCGTCGGGGCGGCGATCGACGCGCACGCGCGCGGTCTCCAGGTCGTCATCGACGCGCTCGACCGGCTGCCTGCGCCGCAGGAGCGGCTGAAGGCCCTCATCCGTGGCTGGGTGGAACAGCGTGACCTCGCGGCGCGCTACGGCTGCCCCACCGGCACCCTCGCCTCCGAGCTCGACAAACGTTCCCCGGAAAGCGACGAGGGCGGCCTCGGCCGAGAGGTCGCCGAGGTCATGCGCCGGCTGCTCGACTGGGCGGAGGGACAGTTCGAGGAGATGGGCCGGAGCGACGCGAGAGAGCTGGCGGTCGCGCTGGTCGCCGCCTACCAGGGGATCTCCCTGCTCACCAACACCTTCCGCGACCCCGAGCTCATGGCCACCGAAGGCCGCCGCCTCGAGCGCTGGATCGACTCGCTCGCCTGA